The proteins below are encoded in one region of Phaseolus vulgaris cultivar G19833 chromosome 1, P. vulgaris v2.0, whole genome shotgun sequence:
- the LOC137815945 gene encoding uncharacterized protein, which yields MFVEQYIVNKAPPLVSYDLFDVRQYQGESLKDFLNRFGAQIVRLPGKDEEMFVHAFKKGVLPGPFSESLIRSHLATFAEIRRRAVAHIAAESEVSEKRGNLAPTKPRAQTRIQPQRVMEATAGKRDQRMRHPYDPKKSKRKGPGRPTESNRPPRYEYVMGLADLIAIPNIAAKLKVPEKTTDKVLGPKPDAWCEFHKSFRHSINSCLALGYQLVELVKCGFLKDYLLEKQVGAIIRFTTGE from the coding sequence ATGttcgttgagcagtacatagtgaacaaggcaccgccgttggtgtcttacgatctgttcgacgtgaggcagtatcaaggggagtccctgaaggattttttgaacagattcggagctcagatCGTTCGCTTGCCAggtaaggatgaagaaatgtttgtacatgccttcaaaaagggcgtgttgcctggACCTTTTAGTGAATCGTTGATCCGGAGTCACCTCGCCACGTTcgctgaaatccggcgacgtgccgtggctcacatcgccgctgaGAGCGAAGTCTCCGAGAAAAGGGGAAATCTGGCCCCAACTAAGCCACGCGCTCAGACGAGGattcagccgcagagggtgatgGAGGCGACGGCGGggaagagggatcaaaggatgCGTCATCCTTATGACCCAAAGAAGAGCAAGAGGAAGGGGCCGGGGCGGCCCACGGAGTCTAATCGCCCGCCGAGGTACGAGTACGTGATGGGATTGGctgacctgatcgccatcccgaaCATTGCTGCCAagctcaaagtgcctgagaagacaacggataaggtgttgggaccaaaaccagacgcgtggtgtgagtttcacaaGAGCTTTCGCCACTCTATCaattcgtgtttggctttgggatACCAACTCGTCGAGTTGGTCAAGTGTGGGTTCTTGAAGGACTACTTGCTGGAGAAGCAAGTGGGGGCAATCATCAGGTTCACAACCGGCGAATAG